The following are from one region of the Actinoplanes sp. L3-i22 genome:
- a CDS encoding dipeptide/oligopeptide/nickel ABC transporter permease/ATP-binding protein — MIAAIRRLPPAAKVCLGFLVLVIAIGVAAPWLLRHDPTQVALAPPSTGPNGDLWFGADRLGRDLFSRLVAGTRRSLIVGFGSAGLALLLGALIGAIAATSRRAADETIMRLLDVIMAFPTIVLAAILVVAYGHDSVPVLVGAIGFVLIPQFARLVRANVAAQYQEDYVAAERVIGAGRAHILIRHVARNCAAPILVYATVMVANAIVFEASLSFIGGGLQPEAGPSSWGSVIAYGQQLLASHGWWATFFPGLLILLTVLCLNILAEGLSDAWAAPAARRRTGAGPAAFEPVGDDAEPVVALPGLAEAAARLAATARPPVTGPPILSVRDLRIGFAASHRGVDIVDGVSFDVRPGEVLGLIGESGCGKSLTALTLMGLQPRGARVGGTVDFAGTDLLTLRGADRRAVLGRRIAMIYQDALSALNPSMTVRAQLKQVIRRGGTRTAEQLMTLVGLDPGRTLTSYPHELSGGQRQRVVIALALARDPQLVIADEPTTALDVTVQAQVIQLLLRLRAELGFALILVSHDLALVSDVCDRIAVMYGGQIVEEGRTTGVLAAPLHHYTRGLLGSVLSLESQAPRLIQIRGTVPSPADFPAGCRFAGRCPRATRVCADERPSLDDVNGHPAACHHPALTLEGKPS; from the coding sequence ATGATCGCCGCAATCCGGCGCCTGCCCCCGGCGGCCAAGGTCTGCCTCGGCTTCCTCGTCCTGGTCATCGCGATCGGCGTCGCCGCGCCCTGGCTCCTCCGGCACGACCCCACCCAGGTGGCCCTGGCGCCGCCGTCGACCGGCCCGAACGGGGACCTCTGGTTCGGCGCCGACCGGCTCGGCCGTGACCTGTTCTCCCGCCTGGTCGCCGGCACCCGGCGCTCGCTGATCGTCGGGTTCGGCTCGGCCGGGCTGGCCCTGCTGCTCGGCGCGCTGATCGGGGCGATCGCCGCGACCAGCCGCCGCGCCGCCGACGAGACGATCATGCGGCTGCTGGACGTGATCATGGCGTTCCCGACCATCGTGCTGGCCGCGATCCTGGTCGTCGCGTACGGCCACGACAGCGTGCCGGTCCTGGTCGGCGCGATCGGGTTCGTGCTGATCCCGCAGTTCGCCCGGCTGGTCCGCGCCAACGTGGCGGCCCAGTACCAGGAGGACTACGTCGCCGCGGAACGGGTCATCGGGGCCGGCCGGGCGCACATCCTGATCCGGCACGTGGCCCGCAACTGCGCCGCCCCGATCCTGGTCTACGCCACGGTCATGGTGGCCAACGCGATCGTCTTCGAGGCGTCGCTGTCGTTCATCGGCGGCGGCCTGCAACCCGAGGCCGGCCCGTCGTCCTGGGGCAGCGTCATCGCGTACGGTCAGCAGCTGCTCGCCAGTCACGGCTGGTGGGCGACGTTCTTCCCCGGCCTGCTCATCCTGCTCACCGTGCTGTGCCTGAACATCCTGGCCGAGGGCCTCTCGGACGCCTGGGCGGCACCCGCCGCCCGGCGGCGGACCGGCGCCGGACCGGCCGCGTTCGAGCCGGTTGGCGACGACGCCGAACCGGTCGTCGCCCTGCCGGGCCTGGCCGAGGCCGCCGCCCGGCTGGCCGCCACCGCCCGCCCGCCGGTCACCGGCCCGCCGATCCTGTCGGTCCGCGACCTGCGGATCGGGTTCGCCGCCAGCCACCGCGGGGTGGACATCGTGGACGGCGTCAGCTTCGACGTGCGGCCCGGCGAGGTGCTCGGCCTGATCGGCGAGTCCGGGTGCGGCAAGTCGCTGACCGCGCTGACCCTGATGGGCCTGCAGCCGCGCGGCGCCCGGGTCGGCGGGACCGTCGACTTCGCCGGCACCGACCTGCTCACCCTGCGCGGCGCCGACCGCCGGGCGGTGCTGGGCCGCCGGATCGCGATGATCTACCAGGACGCGCTGTCCGCGCTGAACCCGTCGATGACCGTCCGGGCGCAGCTCAAGCAGGTCATCCGGCGGGGCGGCACGCGCACCGCCGAGCAGCTGATGACCCTGGTCGGGCTCGACCCGGGGCGCACGCTGACGTCGTACCCGCATGAACTGTCCGGCGGGCAGCGCCAGCGCGTGGTGATCGCCCTGGCCCTGGCCCGCGACCCGCAGCTGGTGATCGCGGACGAGCCGACCACCGCCCTGGACGTGACCGTGCAGGCCCAGGTGATCCAGCTGCTGCTGCGCCTGCGGGCCGAGCTGGGCTTCGCGCTGATCCTGGTCTCGCACGACCTGGCCCTGGTCAGCGACGTCTGCGACCGGATCGCGGTGATGTACGGCGGCCAGATCGTCGAGGAAGGCCGGACCACCGGCGTGCTCGCCGCGCCGCTGCACCACTACACCCGCGGCCTGCTCGGGTCGGTGCTGTCGCTGGAGTCGCAGGCGCCCCGGCTGATCCAGATCCGCGGCACCGTGCCGTCCCCGGCGGACTTCCCGGCCGGTTGCCGGTTCGCCGGCCGCTGCCCCCGCGCGACCCGGGTCTGCGCCGACGAACGCCCGTCCCTGGACGACGTCAACGGCCACCCGGCGGCCTGCCACCACCCCGCCCTGACGCTGGAAGGAAAGCCCTCATGA
- a CDS encoding adenylate kinase encodes MTRSGKIMRRLSGDIAEKRQTSRAPGGIILLGAPGAGKGTQAVTLARRLGARHISTGDIFRAHVDRGTELGRAAQGYLDAGRYVPDEVTNAMLRATIVDSAPAGGFVLDGYPRTTAQVGFLDDLLAELDLPPALVVALSVRPDELIRRLVRRSRDSGRSDDTEDVIRGRQAVYLTETTPLLTIYRERGVLREVDGTGRESAVGKRVDSALAALAARPDPVVQ; translated from the coding sequence ATGACCAGATCGGGGAAGATCATGCGACGGCTGTCGGGCGACATCGCGGAGAAGCGGCAGACCAGCCGGGCCCCGGGCGGGATCATCCTGCTGGGCGCGCCCGGCGCCGGCAAGGGCACGCAGGCCGTCACCCTGGCCCGGCGACTCGGCGCCCGGCACATCTCGACCGGCGACATCTTCCGGGCCCACGTGGACCGGGGGACCGAGCTGGGCCGGGCCGCGCAGGGCTATCTCGACGCCGGCCGGTACGTGCCGGACGAGGTCACCAACGCCATGCTCCGGGCGACCATCGTCGACTCGGCCCCGGCCGGCGGCTTCGTCCTCGACGGATATCCGCGAACCACCGCACAGGTCGGCTTCCTGGACGACCTGCTCGCCGAGTTGGATCTGCCGCCCGCGCTGGTGGTCGCGCTGAGCGTGCGGCCGGACGAGCTCATCCGGCGCCTCGTGCGCCGGTCCCGGGACAGCGGCCGCTCGGACGACACCGAGGACGTGATCCGCGGACGGCAGGCGGTGTACCTCACCGAGACCACGCCGCTGCTGACCATCTACCGCGAGCGCGGCGTGCTGCGGGAGGTGGACGGCACCGGTCGCGAGTCGGCCGTGGGCAAGCGCGTCGACTCGGCACTGGCCGCGCTGGCCGCCCGGCCGGATCCGGTCGTTCAGTAG
- a CDS encoding NADP-dependent oxidoreductase: MQQSSVDTSSRAVQFESFGGPELLRLREVPAPQAGPGRIRVRVTAAGLNPMDWFMTSDAATAARFGLRLPSGFGTDYAGVVDQVGAGVTGFATGDRVFGGALSRAVADHVVIDATGTIAVGGDAHHTPDGVDDRTAATLTIAGCTAAAALAVVAPGPGDTLLVGGAGGGVGVFVVQLARRAGARVIGTGSATSAEALRALGAEPVAYGAGLADRVRALAPGGVTAAIDLHGTDTAQVARELGVPDRRITTIAAVVDGITPANGANAAAGAIEEIARLVAEGQLRVPLAATFPVERIRDAVELQAGRHVHGKVVIDL; this comes from the coding sequence ATGCAGCAGTCCAGCGTCGACACGTCGAGCCGGGCGGTCCAGTTCGAGTCGTTCGGCGGTCCCGAGCTGCTGAGGCTCCGGGAGGTGCCGGCGCCGCAGGCCGGCCCGGGGCGGATCCGGGTGCGGGTCACCGCGGCCGGGCTGAACCCGATGGACTGGTTCATGACCTCGGACGCGGCGACCGCCGCCCGATTCGGCCTGCGCCTGCCGTCCGGGTTCGGCACCGACTACGCGGGCGTGGTGGACCAGGTCGGCGCCGGCGTGACCGGCTTCGCGACCGGCGACCGGGTGTTCGGCGGCGCGCTCTCCCGCGCGGTCGCCGACCACGTGGTGATCGACGCGACGGGGACCATCGCGGTGGGCGGCGACGCGCACCACACGCCGGACGGGGTCGACGACCGGACCGCCGCCACCCTGACCATCGCCGGGTGCACGGCCGCCGCCGCCCTCGCCGTGGTCGCTCCCGGCCCGGGCGACACCCTGCTCGTCGGCGGTGCGGGCGGCGGCGTCGGCGTGTTCGTCGTGCAGCTGGCCCGCCGCGCGGGCGCGCGCGTGATCGGAACGGGCTCGGCGACGTCGGCCGAGGCCCTGCGCGCGCTCGGGGCCGAGCCGGTCGCCTACGGTGCCGGCCTGGCCGACCGGGTCCGCGCGCTGGCTCCCGGCGGGGTCACCGCGGCGATCGACCTGCACGGGACGGACACCGCGCAAGTGGCCCGCGAGCTCGGCGTGCCGGACCGGCGGATCACCACCATCGCCGCGGTGGTCGACGGGATCACGCCGGCGAACGGCGCCAACGCCGCCGCCGGTGCGATCGAGGAGATCGCCCGCCTGGTCGCCGAGGGTCAGCTCCGGGTGCCGCTGGCGGCGACCTTCCCGGTGGAGCGGATCCGCGACGCGGTCGAGCTGCAGGCCGGCCGGCACGTGCACGGCAAGGTCGTCATCGACCTCTAG
- a CDS encoding peptidase inhibitor family I36 protein: protein MEKRSAITGVLAAAATVVASTLVMSSPAQAAYVCAANEVCLYQDWGLHGSVKVFRDLTPGNGILEFRNYSYTNGANLNDSVSSIYNRSGYTVVVWEDGDYNLTNPTRKSMRIKPGQALDFNSTTVMPNDMISSISMQK, encoded by the coding sequence GTGGAAAAGCGTAGTGCGATCACGGGTGTACTGGCGGCGGCCGCGACGGTGGTGGCCTCCACCCTGGTCATGTCCTCGCCGGCGCAGGCCGCCTATGTGTGCGCGGCGAACGAGGTCTGCCTCTACCAGGACTGGGGCCTGCACGGATCGGTGAAGGTGTTCCGGGACCTCACGCCGGGCAACGGGATCCTCGAATTCCGCAACTACAGCTACACCAACGGCGCGAATCTGAATGACTCGGTGTCGTCCATCTACAACCGCTCGGGATACACCGTGGTGGTGTGGGAGGACGGCGATTACAACCTGACCAATCCCACGCGCAAGTCCATGCGGATCAAGCCTGGTCAGGCTCTGGACTTCAACAGCACCACGGTGATGCCGAACGACATGATCAGCTCGATCAGCATGCAGAAGTAG
- a CDS encoding ABC transporter permease: MDAFLGIILRRLAALIPLMLGIILFIFLVMALSPNDAALSVLGDQATAEQIAAFNHANGLDQPLLVRYLDYLWALVHGDLGQTYSLNAPISGVITGALPVTLQLTALGITLAVLLALLLGVTGALYRDRWPDQLTRLLSMAGISIPSFWLAILLIQQLSTIGGGSLPSGHYVAPAESFGGWLQHLILPAIALAVPTGCALARVVRTSMVEELDRDYVRTAIGAGLPPIVVVGRNVLRNALLTPLTVLGLQVGYLIGGAVIIEAIFTLPGMGTQIMSAVQQNDIGLARGLVITIALGFIVVNLVVDLLYLAANPRMRGAH; encoded by the coding sequence ATGGATGCGTTTCTCGGCATCATCCTGCGCCGGCTGGCGGCGCTGATCCCGCTGATGCTCGGCATCATCCTGTTCATCTTCCTGGTCATGGCGCTCTCGCCGAACGACGCCGCGCTCTCCGTGCTCGGTGACCAGGCCACCGCCGAGCAGATCGCCGCGTTCAACCACGCCAACGGCCTGGACCAGCCGCTGCTGGTGCGCTACCTGGACTACCTGTGGGCGCTGGTGCACGGCGACCTGGGGCAGACCTACTCGCTGAACGCGCCGATCAGCGGCGTGATCACCGGCGCCCTGCCGGTGACGCTGCAGCTCACCGCGCTGGGCATCACCCTGGCCGTGCTGCTGGCGCTGCTCCTGGGCGTCACCGGCGCGCTCTACCGCGACCGGTGGCCCGATCAGCTGACCCGGCTGCTGTCCATGGCCGGCATCTCCATCCCGTCGTTCTGGCTGGCCATCCTGCTGATCCAGCAGCTGTCCACGATCGGCGGCGGGTCCCTGCCCAGCGGCCACTACGTCGCCCCGGCCGAGTCGTTCGGCGGCTGGTTGCAGCACCTGATCCTGCCGGCCATCGCCCTGGCCGTGCCGACCGGCTGCGCCCTGGCCCGGGTGGTGCGCACCTCGATGGTCGAGGAGCTGGACCGGGACTACGTGCGTACCGCGATCGGCGCCGGCCTGCCGCCGATCGTGGTGGTCGGGCGCAACGTGCTGCGCAACGCCCTGCTCACCCCGCTGACCGTGCTCGGCCTGCAGGTCGGCTACCTGATCGGCGGCGCCGTCATCATCGAGGCGATCTTCACCCTGCCCGGCATGGGCACCCAGATCATGAGCGCGGTCCAGCAGAACGACATCGGCCTGGCCCGCGGCCTGGTGATCACGATCGCGCTCGGGTTCATCGTGGTCAACCTCGTCGTCGACCTGCTCTACCTGGCGGCCAATCCCCGGATGCGAGGAGCGCACTGA
- a CDS encoding ABC transporter ATP-binding protein, translating into MTEPPLAELRDVSVRFRAPGSSVLNRDRVHALTSADLSVAAGETLGVVGESGCGKSTLVKVLVGLQRPTGGTVHVDGRDLWAGSAAQRRRHVGRRVGMVFQDPATSLNRRLTVRRIIADPLDVHRWRGPADRAARVAELMDLVGLPSSARDALPGQMSGGQRQRVAIARALALEPALLVADEPTSALDVSVRAQILNLLMDLRARLGLAMVFVSHDLQTVRRVSDRIVTMYLGRIVEELPADRIHQGRHPYTRALFSAAPGLLHPMRPIPLTGPVPSAVHPPSGCPFRTRCWRAADECAVAMPPYAADGRYRCYHPVTDPADLPLQELA; encoded by the coding sequence ATGACCGAGCCACCGCTGGCCGAGCTGCGCGACGTCAGCGTGCGGTTCCGCGCGCCGGGCAGTTCCGTCCTCAACCGCGACCGGGTGCACGCGCTCACCTCGGCCGACCTGAGCGTCGCCGCCGGCGAGACGCTCGGCGTGGTCGGCGAGTCCGGCTGCGGCAAGTCCACCCTGGTCAAGGTCCTGGTCGGGCTGCAACGCCCGACCGGCGGGACGGTCCACGTCGACGGCCGGGACCTCTGGGCGGGCAGCGCCGCCCAGCGCCGGCGGCACGTCGGCCGGCGGGTCGGGATGGTCTTCCAGGACCCGGCCACCTCGCTGAACCGCCGGCTCACCGTGCGGCGGATCATCGCCGATCCGCTCGACGTGCACCGCTGGCGCGGCCCCGCCGACCGGGCGGCCCGGGTCGCCGAGCTGATGGACCTGGTCGGGCTGCCGTCCTCGGCCCGCGACGCGCTGCCCGGCCAGATGTCCGGCGGTCAGCGGCAGCGGGTCGCCATCGCCCGGGCCCTGGCCCTGGAACCGGCGCTGCTGGTCGCCGACGAACCCACCTCGGCGCTGGACGTGTCGGTCCGCGCGCAGATCCTCAACCTGCTGATGGACCTGCGCGCCCGGCTCGGCCTGGCGATGGTCTTCGTCTCGCACGACCTGCAGACCGTGCGGCGGGTCTCCGACCGGATCGTCACCATGTACCTCGGCCGGATCGTCGAGGAACTGCCCGCCGACCGGATCCACCAGGGCCGGCACCCGTACACCCGGGCGCTGTTCTCGGCCGCGCCCGGCCTGCTGCACCCGATGCGGCCGATCCCGCTGACCGGCCCGGTCCCGTCGGCCGTGCACCCGCCGTCCGGCTGCCCGTTCCGGACCCGCTGCTGGCGGGCCGCCGACGAGTGCGCGGTGGCGATGCCGCCGTACGCCGCCGACGGCCGGTACCGCTGTTACCACCCCGTCACCGATCCCGCCGATCTGCCCCTCCAGGAGCTCGCATGA
- a CDS encoding dihydrodipicolinate synthase family protein produces MTTAIATVSKLAGVVPPVCTPLTPDHQVDVASLLRLVDFQLAGGVDGLFILGSSSEVAFLPDAHRAVVIDTVLQHVAGQVPVLIGVIDMTTLRVLDQARRAVRAGCAGIVATAPFYTRTHPAEIELHLRQIQEQTQVPLYAYDLPVSVHSHLDHDMLLRLAADGVLAGLKDSSGDDAGLRDLIVARNDAGLTGFSVLTGSELTVDNALRMGADGVVPGLGNVDPHGYATLYAHARAGDWDRAAREQERLLRLMRIVRAAPAGRMGRGSSALGAFKTALKLRGVIEHAVTAPPQIPLDDAETEYVRGILATAGLL; encoded by the coding sequence ATGACCACCGCCATCGCCACCGTGTCCAAGCTCGCCGGCGTGGTCCCCCCGGTGTGCACCCCGCTCACCCCCGATCACCAGGTCGACGTCGCCTCGCTGCTGCGGCTGGTCGACTTCCAGCTCGCCGGCGGCGTGGACGGGCTGTTCATCCTCGGCTCGTCCAGCGAGGTCGCGTTCCTGCCCGACGCGCACCGGGCGGTCGTGATCGACACCGTGCTCCAGCACGTCGCCGGGCAGGTCCCGGTCCTGATCGGGGTGATCGACATGACCACCCTGCGGGTCCTCGACCAGGCGAGGCGCGCGGTCCGGGCCGGCTGCGCCGGCATCGTGGCCACCGCGCCGTTCTACACCCGCACCCACCCGGCCGAGATCGAGCTGCACCTGCGCCAGATCCAGGAACAGACCCAGGTTCCGCTGTACGCCTACGACCTGCCCGTCTCGGTGCACAGCCACCTGGATCACGACATGCTGCTGCGCCTGGCCGCGGACGGCGTGCTGGCCGGGCTGAAGGACTCCAGCGGCGACGACGCCGGGCTGCGCGACCTGATCGTGGCCCGCAACGACGCCGGCCTGACCGGCTTCAGCGTGCTGACCGGCTCCGAGCTGACCGTCGACAACGCGCTGCGGATGGGCGCCGACGGCGTGGTCCCCGGCCTCGGCAACGTCGACCCGCACGGGTACGCCACTCTTTACGCCCACGCCCGGGCCGGCGACTGGGACCGGGCCGCCCGGGAACAGGAGCGGCTGCTGCGCCTGATGCGGATCGTCCGGGCCGCCCCGGCCGGGCGGATGGGGCGCGGCTCGTCGGCGCTCGGCGCCTTCAAGACCGCGCTCAAGCTGCGCGGCGTCATCGAGCACGCGGTGACCGCGCCGCCGCAGATCCCGCTCGACGACGCCGAGACCGAGTACGTCCGGGGCATCCTGGCCACCGCCGGGCTGCTGTGA
- a CDS encoding FadR/GntR family transcriptional regulator → MRRRTGSPAGTTRRPSRTDEVQQLIKQLILERGLAAGDPMPTELELQEQVNVSRNSLREALKALQAVGIVEIRHGFGMYVGTMSLVSLVDELTFHGRMSLQAGHNDLRHLVEIREVLESGLIRQVIAAPGAPAAELAEVMDRMEAEARAGLVTPDTDKRFHELLYEPLGNPLVIQLLAAFWDVYHALHPDLGEADESPTEIAARHRRVYDAVRAGDVEESIAAVHEHFSGIRRRLAG, encoded by the coding sequence ATGAGACGACGCACCGGGTCACCCGCCGGCACCACGCGGCGGCCCAGCCGGACCGACGAGGTGCAACAGCTGATCAAGCAGCTGATCCTGGAACGCGGCCTGGCCGCCGGCGATCCGATGCCCACCGAGCTGGAGCTGCAGGAACAGGTCAACGTCAGCCGCAACTCGCTGCGCGAGGCGCTCAAGGCGCTGCAGGCGGTCGGCATCGTCGAGATCCGCCACGGCTTCGGGATGTACGTCGGCACCATGTCACTGGTGTCGCTGGTCGACGAGCTCACCTTCCACGGCCGGATGTCGCTGCAGGCCGGTCACAACGACCTGCGTCACCTGGTGGAGATCCGCGAGGTGCTCGAGTCCGGCCTGATCCGGCAGGTGATCGCCGCCCCCGGCGCGCCGGCCGCCGAGCTGGCCGAGGTGATGGACCGGATGGAGGCCGAGGCCCGGGCCGGCCTGGTCACCCCGGACACCGACAAGCGCTTCCACGAGCTGCTCTACGAGCCGCTGGGCAACCCGCTGGTGATCCAGTTGCTGGCCGCGTTCTGGGACGTCTACCACGCCCTGCACCCCGACCTCGGCGAGGCCGACGAGTCCCCCACCGAGATCGCCGCCCGGCACCGGCGGGTCTACGACGCGGTGCGTGCCGGCGACGTCGAGGAGTCGATCGCCGCGGTGCACGAGCACTTCAGCGGCATACGCCGCCGCCTCGCCGGGTGA
- a CDS encoding TetR/AcrR family transcriptional regulator, which yields MTQPESRGQRADAARNRSQLLDVATRVFVAAGTEPSMRAIAREAGVGIATLYRHFPTREALVDAIYRDQVERLTAGARELLAELAPPAALRRWADLFGDWIAAKNGMLDTLLAMIESGEIAHTRTQAELLAAIDEILGAGRATGELRDDVTAEDIAAALIGIFTVARPPEHEDRANRLLNVLLDGLRTPAGPAAGPA from the coding sequence TTGACTCAGCCAGAATCCCGCGGGCAGCGGGCGGACGCGGCGCGCAACCGCAGCCAGCTCCTCGACGTCGCGACCCGGGTGTTCGTCGCGGCCGGCACCGAACCGTCGATGCGCGCGATCGCCCGCGAGGCCGGCGTCGGCATCGCCACGCTCTACCGGCACTTTCCCACCCGGGAGGCGCTCGTCGACGCGATCTACCGCGACCAGGTCGAGCGGCTCACCGCCGGCGCCCGCGAGCTGCTCGCCGAGCTTGCCCCGCCGGCGGCACTGCGCCGCTGGGCGGACCTGTTCGGGGACTGGATCGCGGCCAAGAACGGCATGCTCGACACGCTGCTCGCGATGATCGAGTCCGGCGAGATCGCCCACACCCGGACGCAGGCCGAACTGCTCGCGGCCATCGACGAGATCCTCGGCGCCGGGCGGGCGACGGGCGAACTGCGGGACGACGTCACCGCCGAGGACATCGCCGCCGCCCTGATCGGCATCTTCACCGTGGCCCGCCCACCGGAACACGAGGACCGGGCGAACCGTCTGCTCAACGTCCTGCTGGACGGCCTCCGCACGCCGGCCGGCCCGGCGGCAGGCCCAGCCTGA
- a CDS encoding ABC transporter substrate-binding protein — MNSNGVSRRDLLRYMGVLGAATTITAGLGACGGGGSDTGGSGSKAIEATLAFTLSSGFDPMNASSAVATTVNQHVFEALVDLDPITRAPYPALAAALPTPGADQLRWTVTLRDGAKFSDGTAVTADDVVWSFQRALDPANKALMGGFITFVDKVTAKDATTVEFTLKTPFSLFPQRIAVIKIVPRAKTGTAAEAKAFDTAPIGSGPFTVVSANATAGVVMGVNAHYNGPRPAKVEKITLRTTPDNTARLNDLQGGSSQAIEAVPYLDVAAVTDGREVDEKQAFNQLFLMFNCAAKPFDDKRVRQALHYAIDTDKLITTAVQGHATAATSYLDEGNAGYQKAATVYGYDPDRAKALLAAAGATDLSFELVTTDTAFVKDSAPVLIDAWKAIGVTATLNTNPSSAVYGTIVPGAGFRVLAASGDPAVFGPDVDLLLRWFYTNETWTKNRHRWAGTPAATRCASLIEDAARSTGATQTGLWKQVLDLVADEAPLYPVFHAKTITAFDPAKVTGFQGAATTGLYFLGASRG, encoded by the coding sequence ATGAACAGCAACGGCGTGTCGAGACGAGACCTGCTGCGCTACATGGGCGTCCTGGGCGCGGCCACCACCATCACCGCGGGCCTGGGCGCCTGCGGGGGCGGCGGCAGCGACACCGGCGGCTCCGGGAGCAAGGCCATCGAGGCCACCCTCGCGTTCACGCTGTCCAGCGGCTTCGACCCGATGAACGCCTCCAGCGCGGTCGCCACCACGGTCAACCAGCACGTCTTCGAGGCGCTCGTCGACCTCGACCCGATCACCCGGGCGCCCTACCCGGCGCTGGCCGCCGCACTGCCCACCCCCGGCGCCGACCAGCTCCGCTGGACGGTCACCCTGCGCGACGGGGCAAAATTCTCCGACGGTACGGCGGTGACCGCCGACGACGTCGTCTGGTCGTTCCAGCGCGCGCTCGACCCGGCGAACAAGGCGCTGATGGGCGGCTTCATCACGTTCGTCGACAAGGTCACCGCCAAGGACGCCACCACCGTCGAGTTCACCCTGAAGACGCCGTTCAGCCTGTTCCCGCAGCGCATCGCCGTCATCAAGATCGTGCCCCGGGCGAAGACCGGCACCGCCGCCGAGGCCAAGGCCTTCGACACCGCGCCGATCGGCTCCGGGCCGTTCACCGTGGTCAGCGCGAACGCCACGGCCGGCGTGGTGATGGGCGTCAACGCGCACTACAACGGCCCGCGCCCGGCGAAGGTCGAGAAGATCACGCTGCGGACCACCCCGGACAACACCGCCCGGCTCAACGACCTGCAGGGCGGCTCGTCCCAGGCGATCGAGGCGGTGCCCTACCTGGACGTCGCCGCGGTCACCGACGGTCGCGAGGTCGACGAGAAGCAGGCCTTCAACCAGCTGTTCCTGATGTTCAACTGCGCCGCGAAGCCGTTCGACGACAAGCGGGTGCGCCAGGCGCTGCACTACGCGATCGACACCGACAAGCTGATCACGACCGCGGTGCAGGGCCACGCCACCGCGGCGACCAGCTACCTGGACGAGGGCAACGCCGGCTACCAGAAGGCCGCCACCGTCTACGGCTACGACCCGGACCGGGCCAAGGCGCTGCTCGCCGCGGCCGGCGCCACCGACCTGTCGTTCGAGCTGGTCACCACGGACACCGCGTTCGTCAAGGACAGCGCGCCGGTGCTGATCGACGCGTGGAAGGCGATCGGGGTCACCGCCACCCTGAACACCAACCCGTCGTCGGCCGTCTACGGCACCATCGTGCCCGGCGCCGGCTTCCGGGTCCTGGCCGCCAGCGGCGACCCGGCGGTCTTCGGCCCGGACGTCGACCTGCTGCTGCGCTGGTTCTACACCAACGAGACCTGGACCAAGAACCGGCACCGCTGGGCCGGCACCCCCGCCGCCACCCGGTGCGCGAGCCTGATCGAGGACGCCGCCAGGTCCACCGGCGCGACCCAGACCGGGCTGTGGAAGCAGGTGCTCGACCTGGTCGCCGACGAGGCGCCGCTCTACCCGGTCTTCCACGCCAAGACGATCACCGCGTTCGACCCGGCCAAGGTCACCGGCTTCCAGGGCGCCGCGACCACCGGGCTGTACTTCCTCGGGGCCTCGCGCGGATGA